A DNA window from Hevea brasiliensis isolate MT/VB/25A 57/8 chromosome 2, ASM3005281v1, whole genome shotgun sequence contains the following coding sequences:
- the LOC110637419 gene encoding UPF0481 protein At3g47200 — protein MEKVDTGDVSNQIEEESKELIILDIPEAEDLKILLSEPALWPELCIYRVPRKLRAINPAAYTPQLISIGPFHRKNKALMPMEKQKLRYLAEFCKRIGINWTELANQIKEWELSIRHCYEETFDDVSSDKFVSMILLDSVFIVELFLRREEKYNFVRKQMHGNFKDDFILGKSTREFGVLGDLILVENQLPYFVLDDLYEFSIGNSNEEGYPSFFDLVRFNFEDYLSPPEIQEDKNLKCTCDCFSCLYCFWITRCFSCQRDGDQSAEKEDEEGSLDQEKPLNFTDLVRKSRSFRHPVSKNNKSVMKLYSATMLQGAGVKFKASKEAWPIDIKFERGELKMPRFLADDNTERVIRNLMAFEQCHYPNEPLICDYIWILDFLINTEKDVDVLVRKGIILNLLGDDKTVANLVNNLGLEITASGSCFYDLSEGLNNHYENPWCRTVAIMRSVYFNNLWRGTGTIAAIVLLFFTFTQSVYSISQIFS, from the coding sequence ATGGAAAAGGTTGACACAGGAGATGTTTCAAATCAAATTGAAGAGGAAAGCAAAGAGCTGATAATACTTGACATTCCAGAAGCAGAAGACTTGAAAATTTTACTATCAGAGCCTGCCTTATGGCCTGAGCTTTGTATTTACAGGGTTCCAAGAAAACTTCGAGCAATAAATCCAGCAGCCTATACACCTCAGTTGATTTCAATAGGGCCTTTTCACCGCAAGAACAAAGCATTAATGCCTATGGAGAAGCAGAAATTGCGATACTTGGCAGAGTTCTGTAAAAGGATTGGAATTAATTGGACTGAGCTTGCCAACCAAATTAAAGAGTGGGAGCTAAGTATCCGCCATTGTTATGAAGAGACATTTGATGATGTATCTAGTGACAAGTTCGTCAGCATGATTCTCCTGGATTCTGTGTTCATCGTCGAGCTCTTCTTAAGGAGAGAAGAAAAATATAATTTCGTTAGAAAACAAATGCATGGAAATTTTAAAGATGATTTTATACTCGGAAAATCAACACGAGAGTTTGGTGTATTAGGGGATTTGATATTGGTTGAAAATCAGCTACCCTATTTCGTTCTTGATGATTTATATGAATTCTCTATCGGCAACTCTAATGAAGAAGGCTATCCTTCTTTCTTTGACCTTGTACGCTTTAACTTTGAAGACTACTTGTCCCCTCCTGAAATTCAAGAAGATAAAAATCTCAAGTGTACCTGCGATTGCTTCTCTTGCTTGTATTGTTTCTGGATCACTAGATGCTTCTCCTGTCAGAGGGACGGGGATCAAAGCGcagaaaaagaagatgaagaaggcAGCCTTGATCAGGAGAAACCTCTAAATTTCACTGATTTGGTTCGAAAATCTAGATCTTTCAGGCATCCAGTATCGAAGAATAACAAGTCAGTAATGAAGCTATATAGCGCCACTATGTTACAAGGGGCGGGAGTGAAGTTTAAGGCGAGTAAAGAGGCATGGCCTATTGACATAAAATTTGAGAGAGGAGAGTTGAAAATGCCAAGATTCTTAGCTGACGATAACACGGAGCGTGTTATTCGAAACCTGATGGCTTTCGAGCAATGTCACTATCCAAACGAGCCATTGATATGCGATTACATTTGGATTCTTGATTTTCTGATCAATACGGAGAAGGACGTGGATGTGCTTGTTCGAAAGGGGATCATTTTGAACTTGCTAGGCGACGACAAAACAGTAGCCAACTTGGTGAATAATCTTGGATTAGAGATTACAGCATCTGGGTCTTGTTTTTACGATCTGAGTGAGGGGCTGAATAACCACTACGAGAATCCATGGTGTCGTACGGTGGCAATCATGAGAAGTGTGTATTTCAACAACCTGTGGAGAGGCACTGGAACAATCGCTGCAATTGTACTCTTATTTTTCACCTTCACGCAGTCTGTGTATTCCATCAGCCAGATATTCTCTTGA